The Pseudomonas asiatica genome has a segment encoding these proteins:
- the selD gene encoding selenide, water dikinase SelD: MSEPIRLTQYSHGAGCGCKISPKVLDVILAESGAQALDPKLWVGNASRDDAAVYALDDERGVVSTTDFFMPIVDDPYDFGRIAATNAISDIYAMGGDPLMAIAILGWPVNVLPPEVAREVIRGGRAVCAEAGIPLAGGHSIDAPEPIFGLAVTGVVSKRHLKRNDTASAGCHLYLTKPLGIGILTTAEKKAKLRTQDQGLARDWMCTLNTPGSRFGKLDGVKAMTDVTGFGLLGHLVELAEGSGLTAHLDYAAVPRLPSVDHYLAEGCIPGGTLRNFDSYGHKIGALSDDQKHLLCDPQTSGGLLVAVTPEGEAEFLAVAAELGLQLAPIGKLVERQSHAVEVI, encoded by the coding sequence ATGAGCGAGCCGATTCGCCTGACCCAGTACAGCCATGGTGCCGGCTGTGGCTGCAAGATATCCCCCAAGGTGCTGGATGTGATCCTCGCTGAAAGCGGTGCCCAGGCCCTGGACCCGAAACTGTGGGTGGGCAACGCCTCGCGCGACGACGCTGCCGTGTACGCGCTGGATGACGAGCGCGGCGTGGTCTCGACCACCGACTTCTTCATGCCGATCGTCGATGACCCGTATGACTTCGGCCGCATCGCCGCCACCAACGCCATCAGCGACATCTACGCCATGGGCGGCGACCCGCTGATGGCCATTGCAATCCTCGGCTGGCCGGTCAACGTGCTGCCGCCGGAAGTGGCCCGCGAAGTGATCCGCGGTGGCCGTGCGGTATGCGCCGAAGCCGGCATCCCGCTGGCCGGCGGCCACTCCATCGACGCGCCCGAGCCAATCTTCGGCCTGGCCGTCACCGGCGTGGTCAGCAAGCGCCACCTCAAGCGCAACGACACCGCCAGCGCAGGCTGCCACCTGTACCTGACCAAGCCGCTGGGTATCGGCATTCTCACCACCGCCGAGAAAAAGGCCAAGCTGCGCACCCAGGACCAGGGCCTGGCGCGCGACTGGATGTGCACCCTCAATACCCCCGGCAGCCGCTTCGGCAAGCTTGACGGGGTCAAGGCCATGACCGACGTCACCGGTTTCGGCCTGCTCGGCCACCTGGTGGAACTGGCCGAAGGCAGTGGCCTTACCGCACATCTGGACTATGCCGCCGTCCCGCGCCTGCCCAGCGTCGACCACTACCTGGCCGAGGGCTGCATCCCCGGCGGAACCCTGCGCAACTTCGATAGCTACGGCCACAAGATCGGCGCCCTGAGCGACGACCAGAAGCACCTGCTGTGCGACCCGCAGACCAGCGGTGGCCTGCTGGTGGCGGTTACCCCGGAAGGTGAAGCCGAGTTCCTGGCGGTGGCCGCCGAACT
- a CDS encoding putative selenate ABC transporter substrate-binding protein, giving the protein MLKRPLALAAGLVLSCCAVVAQAADTLRVSAIPDEAPTELQRKFKPLGEYLAKQLGMEVKFVPVADYPAVVESLASNRLDLAWLGGFTFVQVHLKDPAATPLVQREQDAQFTSKFITANPDVKSLADLKGKSFAFGSISSTSGSLMPRYFMLKQDNIKPEDYFGRVAYSGAHDATVAWVQAGKVDGGVLNASVWQKLVDAGKVDTAKVKVFATTPTYFDYNWTVRGNMDPALKEKIKKAFLGLDPANPEHKAILDLQAASRFIETKPENYVGTEQAAREAGLLK; this is encoded by the coding sequence ATGCTCAAACGCCCTTTGGCGCTCGCCGCCGGCCTCGTGCTGTCTTGCTGTGCCGTTGTCGCCCAGGCTGCCGACACCCTGCGGGTCAGCGCCATCCCTGACGAAGCACCGACCGAACTGCAGCGCAAGTTCAAGCCTTTGGGCGAGTACCTGGCCAAGCAGCTGGGCATGGAGGTGAAGTTCGTGCCGGTGGCTGATTACCCGGCGGTAGTCGAATCGTTGGCTTCCAACCGCCTGGACCTGGCCTGGTTGGGGGGCTTCACTTTCGTGCAGGTGCACCTGAAGGACCCTGCCGCCACGCCGCTGGTTCAGCGTGAACAGGATGCGCAGTTCACTTCCAAGTTCATCACCGCCAACCCTGATGTGAAGAGCCTGGCCGACCTCAAGGGCAAGTCGTTTGCCTTCGGTTCCATCTCGTCTACCTCGGGCAGCCTGATGCCGCGTTACTTCATGCTCAAGCAGGACAACATCAAGCCTGAAGACTACTTCGGCCGCGTTGCCTACTCCGGCGCCCACGATGCCACCGTGGCCTGGGTGCAGGCCGGCAAGGTCGATGGCGGCGTGCTCAACGCCAGCGTGTGGCAGAAGCTGGTGGATGCCGGCAAGGTCGATACCGCCAAGGTGAAGGTGTTCGCCACCACCCCGACCTACTTCGACTACAACTGGACCGTGCGCGGCAACATGGACCCGGCGCTGAAAGAGAAGATCAAGAAAGCCTTCCTCGGCCTCGACCCGGCCAACCCGGAGCACAAGGCGATCCTCGACCTGCAGGCCGCCAGCCGCTTCATCGAGACCAAACCTGAGAACTACGTGGGCACCGAACAGGCTGCACGCGAGGCCGGCCTGCTCAAGTGA
- a CDS encoding phosphonate ABC transporter ATP-binding protein, translated as MAIHLHGAGLRHGQVRALDAVSLSIGQGERVAIIGPSGAGKSSLLHLMATAVQPSSGRLELLGEQPWALSARARQRLRARVGLVHQAPPLPPRQRVVTAVLAGRLGQWGVLRGLLNLLYPSDVPGARQALAELGLADKLFVQCGQLSGGQLQRVGIARALYQRPQVLLTDEPVSAMDPVLADHSLALLNRHAQANGVTLVASLHAVDLALAHFPRVIGIREGQVAFDCPAQAVTEQLLDALYANEQLASPPSQGPTLTVQIPRC; from the coding sequence GTGGCTATTCATCTGCACGGGGCCGGGCTGCGCCATGGCCAGGTGCGTGCGCTTGATGCCGTGAGCCTGAGCATCGGCCAGGGCGAGCGCGTCGCCATCATCGGGCCTTCGGGGGCGGGCAAGTCCAGCTTGCTGCACCTGATGGCGACTGCCGTCCAGCCCAGCAGCGGGCGCCTGGAGCTGCTCGGCGAACAGCCCTGGGCGCTGTCCGCCAGGGCCCGCCAGCGCCTGCGTGCGCGGGTAGGCCTGGTGCACCAGGCACCGCCCTTGCCACCGCGCCAGCGGGTGGTGACGGCGGTGCTGGCCGGCCGCCTGGGGCAGTGGGGTGTGCTGCGCGGGCTGCTCAACCTGCTGTACCCCAGTGATGTGCCGGGGGCGCGCCAAGCCCTGGCCGAGCTGGGCCTGGCCGACAAACTGTTCGTGCAGTGCGGGCAGTTGTCCGGTGGCCAGTTGCAGCGGGTGGGTATTGCCCGGGCGCTGTACCAGCGGCCGCAGGTGTTGCTGACTGACGAGCCGGTGTCGGCCATGGACCCGGTGCTGGCCGACCACAGCCTGGCTTTGCTAAACCGCCACGCCCAGGCCAATGGTGTGACCTTGGTGGCGAGCCTGCATGCCGTGGACCTGGCGCTGGCGCACTTCCCGCGGGTGATTGGTATCCGCGAAGGGCAGGTGGCGTTCGACTGCCCGGCGCAAGCGGTGACCGAGCAGTTGCTGGATGCGCTGTACGCCAACGAACAACTGGCTTCACCGCCAAGCCAGGGGCCGACCCTGACCGTGCAGATTCCGCGATGCTGA
- a CDS encoding PhnE/PtxC family ABC transporter permease, producing the protein MLKLDARDPALLPRLLLSLLAVAVLWPGIRLSELNPGVLLQAENRQQIASFTSAFWPPAHDADFLSLLYEATLQTLAVATAGMALALLLAVPAGLLASRALSLRAASRGGRAGLWSRLLRLPVRWLLIFLRSVPEIVWALLFVRAVGLGPTAGVLAIAITYSGMLGKVYAEIFESVDQRPAHALLQAGSGRLAAFFYGILPSAVSEVVSYTVYRWECAVRASVVMGFVGAGGLGQQIDLSMRMFAGAEVASMLLTFLVLVMLADLLSRFLRWRLA; encoded by the coding sequence ATGCTGAAGCTTGATGCCCGCGACCCGGCGCTGCTGCCGCGGTTGCTGCTGTCCCTGCTGGCGGTGGCGGTGCTATGGCCTGGCATCCGGTTGAGCGAACTGAACCCCGGGGTGCTGCTGCAGGCAGAGAACCGCCAGCAGATCGCCAGCTTCACCAGTGCCTTCTGGCCACCGGCACACGATGCCGATTTCCTTTCGCTGCTGTATGAAGCCACCCTGCAGACCCTGGCCGTGGCCACGGCCGGCATGGCGTTGGCGTTGCTGCTGGCGGTCCCTGCCGGGTTGCTGGCCAGCCGTGCCCTGTCGCTGCGCGCAGCCTCCCGTGGCGGTCGCGCCGGGTTATGGTCGCGGTTGCTGCGCCTGCCGGTGCGCTGGTTGCTGATTTTTCTGCGCAGTGTGCCGGAAATCGTCTGGGCGTTGCTGTTCGTGCGGGCCGTGGGGCTGGGGCCGACGGCGGGCGTACTGGCCATTGCCATCACCTACAGTGGCATGCTCGGCAAGGTCTATGCCGAGATCTTCGAGTCGGTCGACCAGCGCCCGGCGCATGCCTTGCTGCAGGCGGGTAGTGGCCGCCTGGCTGCGTTTTTCTACGGCATCCTGCCCAGTGCAGTGTCCGAAGTGGTGTCCTACACCGTGTACCGCTGGGAGTGCGCTGTACGTGCCTCGGTGGTGATGGGCTTTGTCGGTGCTGGTGGGCTGGGGCAGCAGATCGACCTGTCGATGCGCATGTTCGCTGGAGCGGAAGTGGCAAGCATGCTGCTGACGTTCCTGGTCCTGGTGATGCTGGCCGACCTGCTTAGCCGCTTCCTGCGTTGGAGGCTGGCATGA
- the phnE gene encoding phosphonate ABC transporter, permease protein PhnE, whose product MNRVINWLVLGAIVAAVLASFAYLELDLQALVGNGGLGQMGEYAGRFLHPDLSAGHLRAVAHGALETLAMSGLGTLFAMLLGMLLALPAAGRFGWPLQACARLLLNALRAIPELVWAALTVLAAGLGPNAGTLALALHTAGVLGRLFAEALENAPPEPAAAIRLQGGSQVAAFCFGTLPNLWPQLLAYSLYRWENNIRMASVLGFVGAGGLGQMLYTTLSLFQEAQASTVIMGMLVLVLLVDALSDVLRQRYVRA is encoded by the coding sequence ATGAACCGGGTCATCAATTGGCTGGTGCTAGGCGCCATCGTGGCTGCGGTGCTGGCCTCGTTCGCGTACCTGGAGCTGGACTTGCAGGCGCTGGTCGGCAACGGCGGGCTGGGGCAGATGGGCGAATATGCCGGGCGTTTCCTGCACCCGGACCTGTCTGCCGGGCACCTGCGCGCGGTTGCGCACGGGGCGCTGGAAACCCTGGCCATGTCGGGCTTGGGTACCTTGTTTGCCATGCTGCTGGGCATGCTGTTGGCGCTGCCGGCCGCTGGCCGGTTCGGTTGGCCGCTGCAGGCCTGTGCGCGGTTGTTGCTGAATGCCCTGCGGGCCATCCCGGAACTGGTGTGGGCCGCGCTGACGGTGCTGGCGGCCGGGCTTGGGCCGAATGCCGGTACCCTGGCGTTGGCGCTGCACACCGCTGGCGTGCTGGGGCGGCTGTTTGCCGAGGCGCTGGAGAACGCACCGCCGGAGCCGGCGGCGGCCATCCGCTTGCAGGGCGGTAGCCAGGTGGCGGCATTCTGCTTTGGCACCTTGCCCAATCTGTGGCCGCAGTTGCTGGCTTATAGCCTGTATCGGTGGGAGAACAATATCCGCATGGCCAGCGTGCTGGGGTTTGTCGGTGCGGGTGGGTTGGGGCAGATGCTGTACACCACCTTGAGCCTGTTCCAGGAGGCCCAGGCCAGCACGGTGATCATGGGAATGCTGGTGCTGGTGTTACTGGTGGATGCGTTGAGTGATGTGTTGCGCCAGCGCTATGTGCGGGCCTGA
- a CDS encoding bestrophin family protein, with protein sequence MKDIITRKYRLVVKTVGYIGWSLFWLLIWDVLVTIDFMLFFNSKFTLPLIPLTLLGSALVVLVSFRNSSAYNRWWEARTLWGALVNSSRSFARQVLTLIDDPDDGLNPIKATLLRRHIAYVNCLAAHLKGERCPDELMAFIPPAEFERRNRSNNFANDILSGSAALLAREYQAGRLDSIRLARLESTLVDLSNAQGGMERIANTPLPYPYVYFPRLFITLFCLIVPVGLVESLGWFTPLASTVVGFMLLAIERIGTDLQSPFRLSEHQIQMDSICETIERNLESMQREAQCAGVVGA encoded by the coding sequence GTGAAAGACATCATCACCCGCAAGTACCGCCTGGTCGTGAAGACCGTCGGCTACATCGGCTGGTCGCTGTTCTGGCTGCTGATCTGGGATGTGCTGGTCACCATCGATTTCATGCTGTTCTTCAACAGCAAGTTCACCCTGCCACTGATCCCGTTGACCTTGCTGGGCTCGGCGCTGGTGGTGCTGGTGAGCTTTCGCAACAGCAGCGCCTACAACCGCTGGTGGGAGGCGCGCACATTGTGGGGGGCGTTGGTGAACAGTTCGCGCAGCTTCGCGCGGCAGGTGCTGACCCTGATCGATGACCCGGATGATGGCCTGAACCCGATCAAGGCTACCTTGCTGCGCCGGCATATCGCCTATGTGAACTGCCTGGCGGCACACTTGAAGGGCGAGCGCTGCCCGGATGAACTGATGGCGTTCATCCCGCCTGCGGAATTCGAGCGGCGCAACCGTTCGAACAATTTCGCCAACGACATCCTGAGTGGTTCGGCGGCGTTGCTGGCGCGGGAATACCAGGCCGGGCGGCTGGACAGCATTCGCCTGGCAAGGCTGGAGTCGACGCTGGTGGACCTGTCCAACGCCCAAGGTGGCATGGAACGGATCGCCAATACGCCGCTGCCCTACCCTTACGTGTACTTTCCTCGGCTGTTCATCACCCTGTTCTGCCTGATCGTACCGGTGGGGCTGGTGGAATCGCTGGGCTGGTTCACGCCGCTGGCTTCGACGGTGGTGGGCTTCATGCTGCTGGCCATCGAGCGGATCGGGACGGATTTGCAAAGCCCGTTCAGACTCAGTGAACACCAGATCCAGATGGACAGCATTTGCGAGACGATCGAGCGGAACCTGGAGTCGATGCAGCGGGAGGCGCAGTGTGCCGGAGTTGTGGGTGCCTGA
- a CDS encoding addiction module antidote protein, whose translation MSEKLIPFDMAALLSSDEAITEYLSQVLADGDTEEIIRALGHIARARGMTQIATESGLGRESLYKALSPGAKPRFDTVLKVIRALGVDLLVQPHVVPR comes from the coding sequence ATGAGCGAAAAGTTGATCCCGTTTGATATGGCGGCCTTGTTGAGTAGTGATGAGGCCATCACTGAGTACCTTAGTCAGGTCCTCGCAGATGGCGATACCGAGGAAATAATTCGGGCACTTGGCCATATCGCTCGCGCACGGGGAATGACGCAGATCGCCACCGAGAGTGGGTTGGGAAGGGAAAGTCTGTACAAGGCACTCAGTCCAGGCGCAAAACCACGCTTTGACACTGTGCTGAAAGTCATTCGTGCCTTGGGTGTCGACCTCCTCGTTCAGCCCCATGTAGTTCCCCGCTAG
- a CDS encoding transporter substrate-binding domain-containing protein translates to MRKITLIGCTLGLFLGTQAHADEAALGPTLSKIARANSITLGYRDASVPFSYVGDHSGQPMGYSVDLANKIVERVQQKLALPQLKVKYNLVTSQTRIPLVQNGTVDLECGSTGVTAERQKQVAFSYGFIYVKGQLLTAKDSGIKSFADLRGKNVVTTAGTTNERYLKSYDVDNKMDMYVISAKDHGEAFQMLQSGRAAAFYMDDALLYGERAKARDPHNWVVVGEEQSREIYSCMVRKDDPQFLALVNAALGELYSSGEINGIYQRWFEQPIPPKGLNLEFPMTSELKAIFAKPVSDPVE, encoded by the coding sequence ATGCGAAAAATCACGTTGATCGGCTGCACCCTTGGCCTGTTCCTAGGCACCCAGGCCCATGCTGACGAAGCAGCGCTTGGGCCTACCCTGAGCAAGATTGCCAGAGCCAACAGCATTACCCTGGGCTATCGCGATGCTTCGGTACCGTTCTCTTATGTGGGCGACCATTCGGGGCAACCCATGGGCTACTCGGTAGACCTGGCGAACAAGATCGTCGAGCGGGTACAGCAGAAGCTGGCATTGCCCCAGCTCAAGGTGAAATACAACCTGGTGACATCGCAAACCCGCATTCCGCTGGTGCAGAACGGTACCGTTGACCTGGAGTGCGGCTCGACCGGCGTCACCGCAGAGCGCCAGAAACAGGTGGCGTTTTCCTATGGGTTCATCTATGTCAAAGGCCAGTTGCTGACGGCCAAAGACAGCGGGATCAAGAGTTTCGCCGACCTGCGCGGCAAGAACGTGGTGACCACCGCCGGCACCACCAACGAACGCTATCTGAAAAGCTACGACGTCGATAACAAGATGGACATGTACGTGATCAGCGCCAAGGACCATGGTGAGGCCTTCCAGATGTTGCAGTCCGGTCGGGCGGCGGCGTTCTACATGGACGATGCGCTGCTTTACGGCGAACGCGCCAAGGCCCGCGACCCGCACAATTGGGTGGTGGTCGGGGAAGAGCAGTCACGGGAAATCTACAGCTGCATGGTGCGCAAGGATGACCCACAGTTTCTCGCGCTGGTGAACGCGGCGCTGGGCGAGCTGTACAGTTCCGGGGAAATCAACGGGATCTACCAGCGCTGGTTCGAACAACCGATTCCGCCCAAAGGCTTGAATCTGGAATTCCCGATGACCAGCGAACTCAAGGCCATCTTTGCCAAGCCGGTGAGTGACCCGGTGGAGTAG
- a CDS encoding D-amino acid dehydrogenase — translation MAQHVCIIGGGVIGLSTAYALVRDGFDVTLIEARDSLGSETSFANGGQLSYRYVAPLADAGVPLQALGWMLRGESPLRLRPRFDRAQWRWMAAFLGACRSSVNRANAGHLLRLALLSQSTLQAWREEDGLGGFNWRRNGKLVTFRKASSFEHARNNLAAPQQQQVLSHADCARLDPALAEAPFVGAIYTPDEEVGDCHSFCQQLAARLQASGRCKFRLGQAVSGIRHAHGVVNAIELDDEVLPVEHLVVAAGHRSALLALPGIDLPLYPLKGYSLTVPIGAQQRAPDLSITDYDRKIVYARIGEQLRVAAMVDIVGFDPSLDPKRLALLKRQARETFANAGNYDYAIEWAGMRPATPSGVPLLGATAYRNLWLNLGHGALGFTLACASARLLSELIGQRRPSIDLQGFTARAAGGNNRTAACL, via the coding sequence ATGGCTCAGCATGTATGCATCATCGGCGGTGGCGTCATTGGCCTGTCAACCGCTTACGCACTGGTACGCGACGGCTTTGATGTGACGCTGATCGAGGCTCGCGATTCGTTGGGCAGTGAAACCAGCTTCGCCAACGGCGGCCAGCTGTCCTACCGCTACGTGGCGCCCCTGGCCGACGCAGGTGTGCCATTGCAGGCCCTTGGCTGGATGCTGCGCGGTGAATCGCCGCTGCGATTGCGCCCGCGCTTCGATCGTGCGCAGTGGCGCTGGATGGCAGCATTCCTGGGTGCTTGCCGCTCCTCGGTCAACCGCGCCAACGCCGGCCATCTGCTGCGCCTCGCACTGCTGAGCCAGTCGACCTTGCAAGCCTGGCGTGAGGAGGACGGCCTGGGTGGTTTCAACTGGCGACGCAACGGCAAGCTGGTCACCTTCCGCAAGGCCAGCAGCTTCGAGCATGCGCGCAATAACCTTGCCGCGCCCCAGCAACAACAGGTGCTGTCGCACGCCGACTGTGCCCGTCTGGACCCAGCGCTGGCGGAGGCGCCCTTTGTCGGTGCCATCTATACCCCGGATGAAGAAGTCGGTGATTGCCACAGCTTTTGCCAGCAACTGGCGGCGCGCTTGCAGGCGTCGGGACGCTGCAAGTTCCGCCTGGGCCAGGCGGTGTCCGGAATTCGCCATGCGCATGGCGTAGTGAATGCGATTGAACTGGACGACGAAGTGCTGCCGGTGGAGCACCTGGTGGTTGCGGCCGGCCATCGCAGTGCGTTGCTGGCACTGCCGGGCATCGACCTGCCGCTGTATCCGCTCAAGGGTTATAGCCTGACAGTACCGATTGGCGCCCAGCAACGGGCGCCGGACCTGAGCATCACCGACTACGACCGCAAGATCGTCTACGCCCGGATCGGTGAACAGTTGCGTGTGGCGGCGATGGTCGACATTGTCGGTTTCGATCCGTCGCTGGACCCCAAGCGCCTGGCCTTGCTCAAGCGCCAGGCCCGCGAGACTTTCGCCAACGCCGGTAATTATGACTACGCCATCGAATGGGCCGGCATGCGTCCGGCCACGCCTAGCGGCGTGCCGCTGCTGGGCGCAACGGCGTATCGCAACCTGTGGCTGAACCTTGGCCATGGTGCGCTGGGATTTACCCTGGCCTGCGCCAGCGCACGTCTGCTGAGTGAACTGATCGGCCAGCGCCGCCCCTCCATCGACCTGCAGGGTTTCACCGCCCGTGCGGCTGGTGGAAATAACCGTACTGCAGCATGTCTCTGA
- a CDS encoding LysR family transcriptional regulator, with amino-acid sequence MRLRHIEIFQAIRQTGSVSGAAQLLHVSQPAVTKVLQHAEQQLGFPLFLRVRGKLQPTPEALELEREVDKVTESLQGVRRLAQSLRRAPGHSLRIGATPALALSLLPPAIHEWTQRYPDIACELSSAHSRELVQNLLMREIDVALTLQQPDHPALKAQALASGVLVALAPAGYWPLEDEGKPLPLAALAGAPMIGLSSADPLSVRLESYLKAVEPPPRVSIAVQTYSLARAMVESGAGLAVIDPFTALGAAPGATAIRPLTPALPITLYAVTRTAEPSPHTLSELLTIFSSRAQGQLDRWR; translated from the coding sequence ATGCGCCTTCGCCATATCGAGATTTTCCAGGCCATCCGCCAGACCGGCTCGGTCAGCGGTGCCGCACAGTTGCTGCACGTTTCCCAACCTGCCGTGACCAAGGTGCTACAGCACGCCGAGCAGCAACTGGGCTTCCCGTTGTTCCTGCGGGTGCGCGGCAAGCTGCAGCCCACGCCCGAAGCGCTGGAGCTGGAGCGTGAGGTCGACAAGGTCACGGAGAGCCTGCAAGGGGTGCGACGCCTTGCGCAAAGCCTGCGTCGCGCGCCAGGCCACAGCCTGCGGATCGGTGCGACCCCGGCACTGGCCCTGTCGCTGCTGCCGCCGGCCATTCATGAATGGACCCAGCGTTATCCGGATATCGCCTGCGAGTTGTCCAGCGCCCACAGTCGCGAACTGGTGCAGAACCTGTTGATGCGGGAGATCGATGTCGCCCTGACCTTGCAACAGCCAGATCACCCTGCGCTCAAGGCTCAGGCGCTGGCCAGCGGAGTTTTGGTGGCATTGGCACCGGCAGGTTATTGGCCGCTGGAAGATGAAGGCAAGCCGCTGCCGTTGGCGGCACTGGCCGGTGCGCCCATGATCGGGCTGTCCAGCGCCGACCCGCTGTCGGTGCGCCTCGAAAGCTACCTCAAGGCGGTGGAGCCGCCGCCACGGGTGAGCATCGCGGTGCAAACCTATTCACTGGCCAGGGCGATGGTCGAATCCGGTGCTGGGCTGGCGGTGATCGATCCCTTCACCGCACTTGGCGCGGCGCCTGGGGCGACCGCGATCAGGCCGCTGACCCCGGCGCTGCCGATTACCTTGTATGCGGTGACCCGCACTGCCGAACCGTCACCGCATACATTGAGCGAGCTGCTGACGATTTTCAGCAGCCGTGCCCAGGGGCAGCTGGATCGCTGGCGTTGA
- the queA gene encoding tRNA preQ1(34) S-adenosylmethionine ribosyltransferase-isomerase QueA, with protein sequence MRVADFSFELPDSLIARHPLAERHGSRLLVLDGPSGALAHRQFPDLLEYLRPGDLMVFNNTRVIPARLFGQKASGGKLEVLVERVLDSHRVLAHVRASKAPKVGAVILIDGGGEAEMVARHDTLFELRFTEEVLPLLDRVGHMPLPPYIDRPDEGADRERYQTVYAERAGAVAAPTAGLHFDEALLEKIAAKGVERAFVTLHVGAGTFQPVRVDKIEDHHMHKEWLEVGQDVVDAIEACRARGGRVVAVGTTSVRSLESAARDGVLKAFSGDTDIFIYPGRPFHVVDALVTNFHLPESTLLMLVSAFAGYPETMAAYAAAVEQGYRFFSYGDAMFITRNPAPRGPEDQA encoded by the coding sequence ATGCGCGTCGCCGATTTTTCCTTCGAACTCCCCGATTCCCTGATCGCCCGCCACCCATTGGCCGAGCGCCATGGCAGCCGTCTGCTGGTCCTCGATGGACCGAGCGGCGCGCTGGCGCACCGGCAATTCCCCGATTTGCTCGAGTACCTGCGCCCCGGTGACCTGATGGTGTTCAACAACACCCGGGTCATCCCGGCGCGGTTGTTTGGCCAGAAAGCTTCCGGCGGCAAGCTGGAAGTGCTGGTCGAGCGCGTGCTCGACAGCCATCGGGTGCTGGCCCATGTGCGCGCCAGCAAAGCGCCCAAGGTAGGCGCGGTCATCCTCATCGATGGCGGCGGCGAGGCCGAAATGGTCGCGCGCCATGACACGCTGTTCGAGCTGCGCTTCACCGAAGAGGTGCTGCCGCTGCTCGACCGCGTCGGCCACATGCCGCTGCCGCCCTACATCGACCGCCCGGACGAGGGCGCCGACCGTGAGCGCTACCAGACTGTGTACGCCGAACGAGCCGGTGCAGTCGCCGCACCGACCGCAGGCTTGCACTTCGATGAGGCGTTGCTGGAGAAGATTGCCGCCAAGGGTGTAGAGCGTGCCTTCGTCACCTTGCACGTGGGCGCGGGCACCTTTCAGCCGGTGCGGGTCGACAAGATCGAAGACCACCACATGCATAAAGAGTGGCTCGAAGTGGGCCAGGATGTGGTCGATGCCATCGAGGCCTGCCGCGCCCGTGGCGGCCGGGTGGTCGCGGTCGGCACCACCAGCGTGCGTTCGCTGGAGAGCGCGGCGCGCGATGGCGTGCTCAAGGCCTTCAGCGGCGACACCGACATCTTCATCTACCCGGGCCGGCCGTTCCATGTGGTCGACGCGCTCGTCACCAATTTCCACCTGCCGGAGTCCACGCTGCTGATGCTGGTCTCGGCCTTCGCCGGCTACCCCGAGACCATGGCCGCCTACGCGGCGGCGGTCGAGCAGGGGTACCGCTTCTTCAGTTACGGTGATGCCATGTTCATCACCCGCAATCCGGCGCCACGCGGGCCCGAGGATCAAGCATGA